The sequence below is a genomic window from Ottowia sp. SB7-C50.
TGGCAGTTCCGCAGCGCCCTCGTGCAGGGGTGGTGCGGGTGTGCCGTGCGCCCTGGCCGCCGCCGGATGCGGCCACCTGGCGCCATGCATCGGGTGTGCTGCACCCCGGTTAGTCCCATGCGCAGCAGACAGCGGGCGTGCCCCAATCCACGCCCGCTTTGTTTTTTGGTTATTCAGGAAGTAGGAGACAAGCCCATGAGCAAAACAATCCGGGTGGCCTGCGCCGCCTTGCTGGTCGGCCTGACCGGCGCGCATGCGCTGGCGCAGGAAAAGACCTCCATCCAGGCCATCGAGGAATACCGCGAGATGCTGCAGGACGGCAACCCCGCCGACCTGTTCGAGGCCAAGGGCGAAGAGCTGTGGAAGAAGGCGCGCGGCCCGCGCAACGCCTCGCTCGAACGCTGTGACCTGGGCCTGGGCCCGGGCGTGGTCAAGGGTGCTTTTGTGCAGCTGCCGCGCTACTTCAAGGACACCGGCAAGGTGCAGGACCTGGAATCGCGCCTGGTCACTTGCATGACCACGCTGCAAGGCATTGAGGCCAAGGACATCGTCAACGGCCAGTGGGGCCGTGGCGAGCGCGCCAACACCACCGCACTGGCGACCTGGATCGCTGCGCAATCCAAGGGCATGGCCTTCAACCTGCCGCAGTCGAACGAGCAGGAACGCGTGATGTACCAGGTGGGCAAGCGCCTGTTCTACCAGCGCGGCGGCGCGCATGACTTTGCGTGTGCGTCATGCCACGGCGAAGAAGGCAAGCGCATCCGACTGCAGGATTTGCCGCTGCTCACCAAGAACCCCGGCGACGGCGTCGGCTTTGCCGCCTGGCCAGCCTACCGCGTCTCCAACGGCCAGATGTGGACCATGCAGCACCGGCTGAACGATTGCTATCGCCAACAGCGCTTCCCCGAGCCCGACTTCGCCAGCGACGTCACCGTGGCCCTGGGCGTGTACCTGGGCGTCAACGCCAAGGGCGCCAAGTCCGCCGTCCCGACCATCAAGCGCTGAAAGAGAGCCCATCCATGAAGATGAACAGGAAGCATGTGTTTGCGCTGTCGCTGGTGGCGGCGGTGGTGGTGGCCGGCTGTGCGGCGGGCGGCGGTGCGTCGTCCAGCGTGTCCATGACGTCGGCCGAGCTCGACGCACTGACGCGCAAGATCGTCAACGAGTCGTTCCACGACAAGGGCATTGTCAAGGTGAAGGCCGCCTTCGCCGACGACGAGACGCTGAAGGCGTGCAACGCTGCCGACGTGTCAGGCAAGCCGCTCGACGAAGCCACCGCCAAACGGCTGGAAGCGCTGAACCTGCAGACCATCAAGTGGCCCGCCGGCGGCAAATACCTGGGCGACTGGAAAGAGGGCGAGAAGATCGCCCAGAGCGGCCGCGGCATGACCTGGACCGACCAGGCTGGCGCAGCCAACGGCGGCAACTGCTACAACTGCCACCAGATCGACAAGAAGGAAATCTCCTTCGGCACCATTGGCCCCAGCCTCTACAACTACGGCAAGCTGCGCGGCGTGGCCGACCCGAACAGCCCGCAGTCGCAAGAGATCGTGAAGTACACCTGGGGCAAGATCTGGAACGCCAAGGCCTACAACGCCTGCTCCAACATGCCGCGCGCCGGCCACATGGGCATCCTGACCGAGAAGCAGGTGGCCGACATCGTGGCGCTGCTGCTCGATCCCAAGTCGCCTGTGAACCAGTAAGGCGCATCTCGCCCGGCGCCGCCGGGCTTTTTTTGACCCATTACATCAGTCGGTGCTGATATGAACCTCACCAAACGCGAATTTCTGCAAGTCCTGAGTGCCGCCAGCGCAGCAGGCATGGGCCTGGGCAGCTATCAAAATGCAAGCGCACAGACGGCGGCCGAGGGGCTGTACGACATCCCCAAATTCGGCAACGTGTCGTTCCTGCACATCACCGACTGCCACGCGCAGCTCAAGCCCATCTACTTCCGTGAGCCCAGCGTCAACCTGGGCGTGGGCGACATGAAGGGCAAGCTGCCGCACCTGGTGGGCGAGCACCTGCTGAAGCTGGCCGGCGTCAAGCCCGGCACGGCCCAGGCACATGCGCTGACCTACCTCGACTTCGAGCAGGCGGCGCAGCGCTATGGCAAGGTCGGCGGCTTTGCGCACCTGGCCACGCTGGTCAAGCGCCTGCGCGCCAGCCGTCCCGGCGCGCTGCTGCTGGACGGCGGCGACACCTGGCAGGGCAGCGGCACCGCGCTGTGGACCAAAGGCCAGGACATGGTCGAGGCCTGCAAGCTGCTCGGTGTGGATGTGATGACCGGCCACTGGGAATTCACCCTGGGCATGGACCGTGTGAAGGAAATCGTCGAGAAAGACTTTGACGGCAAGGTCGATTTCGTCGCCCAGAACGTCAAGACACTCGACTTTGGCGACCCGGTGTTCAAGCCCTACGTTATCAAGCAAATGAACGGCGTGCCGGTCGCCATCATCGGCCAGGCGTTTCCGTACACGCCCATCGCCAACCCGCGCTACATGGTCAAGGACTGGGAATTCGGCATCCAGGACGAGAACATGCAGAAGATGGTGGACGAAGCCCGCGCCAAGGGCGCGCAGGTGGTGGTCGTCATCAGCCACAACGGCATGGACGTCGATCTGAAGATGGCCAGCCGGGTGCGCGGCATCGACGCCATCATGGGCGGCCACACGCACGACGGCATGCCCGTGGCCAGCGTGATCAAGAGCGCCGGCGGCCAGACGCTGGTGACCAACGCCGGCAGCAACGGCAAGTTCCTCGGCGTGCTGGACTTTGACGTGAAGAGCGGCAAGGTGGCCGACTACCGCTACAAGCTGCTGCCCGTGTTTGCCAATATGCTGCCGGCCGACAAGGAGATGGACGCGCTCATCACCAAGATTCGCGCCCCTTACGAAGCCAAGCTGGCCGAACAGTTGGGCGTGACCGAAGGCCTGCTGTACCGCCGCGGCAACTTCAACGGCACGGGCGACCAGCTCATCGT
It includes:
- the soxA gene encoding sulfur oxidation c-type cytochrome SoxA; the encoded protein is MSKTIRVACAALLVGLTGAHALAQEKTSIQAIEEYREMLQDGNPADLFEAKGEELWKKARGPRNASLERCDLGLGPGVVKGAFVQLPRYFKDTGKVQDLESRLVTCMTTLQGIEAKDIVNGQWGRGERANTTALATWIAAQSKGMAFNLPQSNEQERVMYQVGKRLFYQRGGAHDFACASCHGEEGKRIRLQDLPLLTKNPGDGVGFAAWPAYRVSNGQMWTMQHRLNDCYRQQRFPEPDFASDVTVALGVYLGVNAKGAKSAVPTIKR
- the soxX gene encoding sulfur oxidation c-type cytochrome SoxX, translated to MNRKHVFALSLVAAVVVAGCAAGGGASSSVSMTSAELDALTRKIVNESFHDKGIVKVKAAFADDETLKACNAADVSGKPLDEATAKRLEALNLQTIKWPAGGKYLGDWKEGEKIAQSGRGMTWTDQAGAANGGNCYNCHQIDKKEISFGTIGPSLYNYGKLRGVADPNSPQSQEIVKYTWGKIWNAKAYNACSNMPRAGHMGILTEKQVADIVALLLDPKSPVNQ
- the soxB gene encoding thiosulfohydrolase SoxB; its protein translation is MNLTKREFLQVLSAASAAGMGLGSYQNASAQTAAEGLYDIPKFGNVSFLHITDCHAQLKPIYFREPSVNLGVGDMKGKLPHLVGEHLLKLAGVKPGTAQAHALTYLDFEQAAQRYGKVGGFAHLATLVKRLRASRPGALLLDGGDTWQGSGTALWTKGQDMVEACKLLGVDVMTGHWEFTLGMDRVKEIVEKDFDGKVDFVAQNVKTLDFGDPVFKPYVIKQMNGVPVAIIGQAFPYTPIANPRYMVKDWEFGIQDENMQKMVDEARAKGAQVVVVISHNGMDVDLKMASRVRGIDAIMGGHTHDGMPVASVIKSAGGQTLVTNAGSNGKFLGVLDFDVKSGKVADYRYKLLPVFANMLPADKEMDALITKIRAPYEAKLAEQLGVTEGLLYRRGNFNGTGDQLIVDALMEAQGAQIAFSPGFRWGTTLLPGQPIAREWLLDMTATTYSYATLTEMKGEMLKTILEDVADNLFNPDPYYQQGGDMVRVGGLTYACDPLASQGKRISDMRLKGQPIDASKNYLVAGWAPVAEEASKAGNKMVWDVIEDWLKAKGGKVAPRQVNQPKLTGGLPNPGYAG